From the Aquitalea magnusonii genome, one window contains:
- the modB gene encoding molybdate ABC transporter permease subunit has protein sequence MPDWMNDPAWTALGLSLRVAGCATLLNLLLGVGVGLLLARGRFPGRNLLDTALTLPMVMPPTVLGYYLLTLLGRRGPLGGWLQQQFGINLIFTWQGAVIAAALVAFPLVYKPARAAFEAVDGQLEQAGRVLGISEIGIFFRITLPLAWRGILAGLLLAFARALGEFGATLMVAGSIPGKTQTLSVAIYEAVQAGQDDSANRLVLVTSVVCILVLLLAGKLAPGRLAER, from the coding sequence ATGCCTGACTGGATGAATGACCCGGCCTGGACCGCGCTGGGCCTGTCGCTGCGGGTGGCAGGCTGCGCCACCCTGCTTAACCTGCTGCTGGGAGTTGGCGTGGGGCTGCTACTGGCCCGCGGGCGCTTTCCCGGCCGCAATCTGCTGGACACGGCACTGACCCTGCCGATGGTGATGCCACCCACGGTACTGGGCTACTACCTGCTCACCCTGCTGGGCCGGCGCGGCCCGCTGGGCGGCTGGTTGCAGCAGCAGTTTGGCATCAACCTGATCTTCACCTGGCAAGGTGCGGTGATTGCCGCCGCACTGGTGGCGTTTCCACTGGTTTACAAACCGGCCCGCGCCGCATTCGAGGCGGTGGACGGCCAACTGGAACAGGCCGGCCGCGTGCTGGGCATTTCCGAGATCGGCATTTTCTTTCGCATCACCCTGCCGCTGGCCTGGCGCGGCATTCTGGCTGGCCTGCTGCTGGCCTTTGCCCGCGCGCTGGGCGAATTCGGTGCCACGCTGATGGTGGCTGGCAGCATTCCCGGCAAGACCCAGACCCTGTCGGTGGCCATCTACGAGGCAGTACAGGCCGGACAGGATGATAGTGCCAACCGGCTGGTGCTGGTCACTTCCGTGGTCTGCATCCTGGTGCTGCTGCTGGCAGGCAAGCTGGCACCGGGCCGACTGGCGGAGCGCTGA
- a CDS encoding ATP-binding cassette domain-containing protein → MNTPRFDLAIRHTLHSGTRSFALDIALQSNCQQLVVYGPSGAGKSMLLKAIAGLHHPDHGHIRLDGRSLFDSAQGICLSPQQRQLGYLFQDYALFPHLSVRQNIGFGLQRGWLNPGRRRQLAAVDYWLNAFGLETLAEQLPATLSGGQRQRTALARALVAAPRALLLDEPFSALDPALRQQLRSELAELLQRLSIPMLLITHDAEDVRVFGQQTLYLQDGRLSQPPAGLMETIHG, encoded by the coding sequence ATGAACACACCGCGTTTTGATCTGGCCATTCGCCACACCCTGCACAGCGGCACGCGCAGCTTTGCACTGGATATCGCCCTGCAAAGCAACTGCCAGCAACTGGTGGTCTATGGCCCGTCCGGCGCAGGCAAAAGCATGCTGCTCAAGGCCATTGCCGGCCTGCATCATCCAGACCACGGCCATATCCGGCTGGATGGCCGCAGCCTGTTCGACAGCGCACAAGGCATTTGCCTGAGTCCGCAGCAAAGACAGCTAGGCTATCTGTTTCAAGACTACGCCCTGTTTCCCCACCTGAGCGTGCGCCAGAACATCGGCTTTGGCCTGCAGCGCGGCTGGCTCAACCCCGGACGTCGCCGCCAGTTGGCTGCGGTGGACTACTGGCTGAATGCTTTTGGACTGGAAACCCTGGCCGAGCAATTGCCGGCCACGCTATCCGGTGGCCAACGCCAGCGTACCGCCCTGGCGCGTGCGCTGGTGGCCGCCCCCCGTGCGCTGCTGCTGGATGAGCCGTTTTCGGCACTGGACCCGGCCTTGCGCCAGCAGTTGCGCAGCGAACTGGCAGAGCTGCTGCAGCGCCTGTCCATTCCCATGCTGCTGATTACCCACGATGCCGAAGATGTCCGGGTGTTTGGCCAGCAAACCCTATACCTGCAGGATGGCCGGCTAAGCCAGCCGCCTGCCGGCCTGATGGAGACCATCCATGGCTGA
- a CDS encoding nitrogen fixation protein NifQ: protein MADFQRQQAFRLLSRTVLGVLRNAQDGELPLYAWTLGLPQQEMLEMLAACAPELGYLEALAETQYQQLQAQRPALVAELVAMLLANRSAAENPRHGRWLAHAVAVASLGSRHLWQDMGLASRHELNLLLQHYLYPLYARKQPDLKWKRFLYAELGEQLGRPGLKPPECGRCHAHTTCLPAQPERQT from the coding sequence ATGGCTGATTTCCAGCGGCAGCAAGCCTTCCGCCTGCTTAGCCGCACCGTACTTGGCGTGCTACGCAATGCACAGGATGGCGAGCTGCCTCTCTATGCCTGGACGCTGGGCCTGCCGCAGCAGGAAATGCTGGAGATGCTGGCAGCCTGCGCACCGGAACTGGGCTATCTGGAGGCGCTGGCAGAAACCCAATACCAGCAGTTACAAGCCCAGCGGCCCGCTCTGGTGGCTGAGCTGGTGGCCATGCTGCTGGCCAATCGTTCTGCGGCGGAGAATCCACGGCATGGCCGTTGGCTGGCGCACGCCGTGGCGGTGGCCAGCCTGGGCAGCCGCCATCTGTGGCAGGACATGGGGCTGGCCAGCCGCCATGAGTTGAACCTGCTGCTGCAGCATTATCTCTACCCCTTGTATGCACGCAAGCAGCCCGATCTCAAATGGAAACGCTTTCTCTACGCAGAACTGGGTGAGCAATTGGGCCGCCCCGGACTCAAACCGCCGGAGTGCGGGCGCTGCCACGCGCACACCACCTGCCTGCCAGCCCAGCCGGAGCGACAAACATGA
- a CDS encoding TOBE domain-containing protein codes for MKQQDITLQGALWLNLAGEKFGSPQHLALLAQIDVCGSISQAARDIKLSYKAAWDAIDHMNNLAGEPLVERLSGGKGGGGTRLTVRGRQLVENYQIITREHQQFLRNLQRQASGMADDLLLLGGMSMKTSARNQFLGKVVAIKTGAVNDEVELEITNGLRLVAVVTRDSVLSLGLEPGVTAYALIKASSVIVGTGDDGTGDDNIRLSARNQLRGTVSRLIPGAVNSEVVIEVAAGVSIAAIITNGSAEDMGLQPGSRATAIFKASSVILGVPG; via the coding sequence ATGAAACAGCAGGACATCACCTTGCAAGGTGCTTTATGGCTAAACCTGGCCGGAGAAAAGTTTGGCAGCCCGCAACATCTGGCCTTGCTGGCGCAAATCGATGTCTGCGGCTCCATCAGCCAGGCCGCGCGTGACATCAAGCTCAGTTACAAGGCTGCCTGGGATGCCATCGACCACATGAACAATCTGGCGGGTGAGCCGCTGGTGGAGCGATTATCCGGTGGCAAAGGCGGCGGCGGCACCCGTCTGACCGTGCGTGGACGCCAATTGGTGGAGAACTATCAGATCATCACGCGGGAACATCAGCAATTCCTGCGCAACCTGCAGCGTCAGGCCAGCGGCATGGCGGACGATCTGCTGCTTTTGGGAGGCATGAGCATGAAAACCAGTGCGCGCAACCAGTTTCTGGGCAAGGTCGTCGCCATCAAGACCGGTGCAGTGAATGATGAAGTGGAGCTGGAAATTACCAACGGCCTGCGGCTGGTGGCCGTCGTGACCCGCGACAGTGTGCTCAGCCTGGGGCTGGAGCCGGGGGTGACGGCTTATGCGCTGATCAAGGCGTCATCGGTAATCGTCGGAACTGGGGATGATGGCACTGGGGATGACAACATCCGCCTGTCGGCACGCAACCAGTTGCGCGGCACGGTCAGCCGGCTGATTCCGGGCGCGGTAAACAGCGAAGTGGTGATTGAAGTGGCAGCCGGAGTCAGCATTGCCGCCATCATCACCAATGGCAGTGCCGAGGACATGGGCTTGCAGCCCGGCAGCCGTGCCACCGCCATCTTCAAGGCATCCAGTGTGATTCTGGGGGTGCCGGGCTAA
- the hflX gene encoding GTPase HflX codes for MDETEVKDKPRYAIVASVQLPEVSDVEFSSSLAELSELAKTLGFQVVHTFVQKRNGFDRTAYLGVGKLEEIHMYVNRGLRADELADAPPQLDPSAIEIDVLLVDHEISPSQARNLELAVGCEVMDRTMVILEIFHRNARSRAAKAQVEIARLGYMAPRLREAAKLAGPQGRQRSGMGGRGSGESHTELDRRKVRDRIAELQREIVAMELERKTQRSRRLERQGQGLAGVSLVGYTNAGKSTLMRALTGSEVLVANKLFATLDTTVRAIYPESVPRVLVSDTVGFIKNLPHGLVASFKSTLEEALDAGLLLHVIDASDPGFERQLEVTDTVLQEIGADEVPRIRVFNKIDHVADESAWRAELEQRYPGCVVMSARRPDDVSALRARIVAFFQQDLTEDEILLPWSAQQLRGEIYSHCQVLEERADEDGSWFRVRGEPEQLRRLHEKLNPGSGGREKEYWEV; via the coding sequence ATGGATGAAACAGAAGTCAAAGACAAACCCAGATACGCCATCGTGGCGTCGGTTCAGCTACCGGAAGTCAGTGATGTGGAATTTTCCTCCTCGCTGGCCGAATTGAGCGAGCTGGCCAAGACCCTGGGTTTTCAGGTGGTGCATACCTTTGTCCAGAAGCGCAACGGTTTTGACCGTACCGCCTATCTGGGCGTGGGCAAGCTGGAAGAAATCCACATGTATGTCAATCGCGGCCTGCGGGCTGACGAGCTGGCCGATGCACCGCCGCAGCTGGACCCGTCCGCCATTGAGATTGACGTCTTGCTGGTGGATCACGAAATTTCCCCGTCCCAGGCGCGTAATCTGGAGCTGGCCGTCGGTTGCGAGGTGATGGACCGCACCATGGTGATTCTGGAAATCTTCCACCGCAATGCCCGTTCGCGCGCGGCCAAGGCGCAGGTGGAAATCGCCCGCCTGGGTTATATGGCACCGCGCCTGCGCGAGGCGGCCAAGCTGGCCGGGCCGCAAGGCCGTCAGCGTAGCGGCATGGGTGGCCGCGGTTCGGGTGAATCGCATACCGAGCTGGATCGCCGCAAGGTGCGCGACCGCATTGCCGAGCTGCAGCGTGAAATCGTGGCCATGGAGCTGGAGCGCAAGACCCAGCGTTCGCGCCGGCTGGAACGGCAGGGTCAGGGCCTGGCCGGGGTGTCGCTGGTGGGCTATACCAATGCCGGCAAGTCCACCCTGATGCGGGCGCTCACCGGTAGCGAAGTGCTGGTGGCCAACAAGCTGTTTGCCACGCTGGACACCACGGTGCGCGCCATCTACCCGGAAAGCGTGCCGCGCGTACTGGTGAGCGACACCGTGGGCTTTATCAAGAATTTGCCGCACGGCCTGGTGGCCTCGTTCAAATCCACGCTGGAAGAAGCGCTGGATGCCGGCCTGCTTCTGCATGTGATCGACGCCAGCGACCCCGGCTTTGAACGCCAACTGGAAGTGACCGACACCGTACTGCAGGAAATCGGTGCCGATGAAGTACCGCGTATCCGCGTGTTCAACAAGATTGACCATGTGGCAGATGAAAGCGCCTGGCGGGCCGAGCTGGAACAGCGCTATCCCGGCTGTGTGGTGATGAGTGCGCGCCGTCCGGATGATGTGTCTGCGCTGCGCGCGCGCATCGTGGCTTTCTTCCAGCAAGACCTGACCGAGGATGAAATCCTGCTGCCGTGGTCGGCGCAGCAATTGCGCGGTGAAATCTACAGTCACTGCCAGGTGCTGGAAGAGCGGGCGGATGAGGACGGTAGCTGGTTCCGCGTGCGTGGCGAGCCGGAGCAGTTGCGCCGCCTGCATGAGAAGCTGAACCCCGGTTCTGGCGGACGGGAAAAGGAATACTGGGAAGTCTGA
- a CDS encoding DEAD/DEAH box helicase, with product MPFTSLGLQPALADAAAAQGYATPSAIQHAAIPLILHGSDVLATAQTGSGKTAAYCLPLLQQWLSQAASSRRQLAGLILLPTRELAMQVGTTLRELGDKLPRRPKVVVAYGGVSINPQMMALRGGADIVVATPGRLLDLLQHNALRLSTVSTLVLDEADRLLELGFADEIGQLLALLPPYRQNLLFSATFPPALRTLATQLLRQPQTIDIPATPDNSPAIRQRAIEVDAARRTMLLRHLLQTENWERVLVFVASRHSAERVSGKLQQAGIRAAALHGDCSQSQRGQALADFKAARLQVLVATDVAARGIDIAGLPLVVNYDLPRAAADYTHRIGRTARAGASGVAISFVCADNAAHFRLIEKRQQQPVARERIVGFEPQDLPASPPRGDLNGGIKGKRMSKKDKLRAAQAAQS from the coding sequence ATGCCATTCACCTCTCTGGGTCTGCAGCCCGCGCTGGCCGATGCCGCCGCCGCTCAAGGCTATGCCACCCCCAGTGCCATCCAGCACGCTGCCATCCCGCTTATCCTGCACGGAAGCGATGTGCTGGCCACCGCCCAGACCGGCTCGGGCAAGACCGCCGCTTATTGCCTGCCGCTGTTGCAGCAATGGCTGAGCCAAGCCGCCAGCTCACGGCGGCAATTGGCAGGCCTGATTCTGCTGCCCACGCGGGAACTGGCGATGCAGGTGGGCACTACCCTGCGCGAACTGGGCGACAAGCTGCCACGTCGCCCCAAGGTGGTGGTGGCTTACGGCGGCGTTTCCATCAATCCGCAAATGATGGCCCTGCGCGGTGGTGCCGACATCGTGGTGGCCACGCCGGGCCGGCTGCTGGATTTGCTGCAGCACAATGCGCTGCGCCTGTCCACCGTCAGCACCCTGGTACTGGACGAGGCCGACCGGCTGCTGGAGCTGGGGTTTGCCGATGAAATCGGCCAGTTGCTGGCGTTGCTGCCGCCCTATCGGCAAAACCTGCTGTTTTCCGCCACTTTCCCGCCAGCCCTGCGCACACTGGCTACGCAATTGCTGCGACAGCCGCAAACCATCGACATCCCGGCTACACCGGACAATAGCCCGGCCATCCGCCAGCGGGCCATCGAAGTGGATGCAGCGCGCCGTACCATGCTGCTGCGCCATCTGCTGCAAACTGAAAACTGGGAACGCGTACTGGTATTCGTGGCCAGCCGCCACAGCGCCGAGCGCGTCAGCGGCAAGCTGCAACAGGCAGGCATCCGCGCCGCCGCCCTGCATGGCGACTGCAGCCAGAGTCAGCGCGGCCAGGCCCTGGCCGACTTCAAGGCCGCACGACTGCAGGTGCTGGTAGCCACCGATGTGGCTGCCCGTGGCATCGATATTGCCGGTCTGCCGCTGGTGGTCAATTACGACCTGCCACGCGCCGCCGCCGACTATACCCACCGCATTGGCCGCACCGCGCGCGCCGGTGCCAGCGGCGTGGCCATCAGCTTTGTCTGCGCCGACAATGCCGCCCACTTCCGCCTGATCGAAAAGCGCCAGCAACAGCCGGTTGCGCGTGAGCGTATTGTGGGTTTCGAACCACAGGATTTGCCGGCCAGCCCACCGCGCGGCGACCTGAATGGCGGCATCAAGGGCAAGCGCATGAGCAAGAAAGACAAGCTGCGCGCCGCGCAAGCCGCCCAGTCCTGA
- a CDS encoding response regulator, which translates to MKKTFASSMVLRMCGLILLSLTVFAFGCYHLIVQRTVDSLAQSEMQVSAQQLEARTRHLLGSVEDTLRASQAWGRNSHWTGHTEWLSERQQLQRFNEFFFPIIENHGEIASVNMAHESGREILLLHNADGGWVNRLSDPARLGRTTYWFYWDRQRRLIRSETRQQDYDARQRPWFKGAMALANDGKLFWTAPYTFYTTRQIGLTAVSRWTADDGSRFVIGHDVNLSSLASYTGSLPAEQQKTLALLDDQARLLVLPLSDRQQQQALQMQPLATIKNGPLAHGYQHWLRRTQQPGLVSRHNAADQDWFSLFQPMHFGQQLFWIAVIAPQSAFLPGTTGDLLVLVLITVAALVCGGVVALRMARRFALPLQQLAEESARIGRLELALPVSQTARQAPWQEISQLAAAQELMRQQLLSSTSQLQYARTQLEQKVSERTSALLHQVALVEALLDIIPNPIFYKGADSRFIGCNQAYEQAFGINRRDFIGKRVLDLDYLPLADRQHYQQEDEAVIAHCSRVAREEQMQLADGQLHHVLYSVTGFRHQDNTPGGLIGMIVDVSALKLAEQDARAARRIAEAATRAKADFLANMSHEIRTPMNAIIGMTQLALQTGLNPQQRNYLDKVHIAANGLLGLINDILDFSKIEAGKLSCEQTDFMLEDVISQVADLVALRVRDKGLELLFDIATDVPPRLVGDPLRLGQVLNNLVGNAVKFTDQGEITLAVRLEAEDQDQVLLGIEVRDTGIGMSQAEQDNVFHAFTQADSSTTRRYGGTGLGLSICKHIVELMHGDISVSSTPGVGSSFRFTCRLGKAQPQPEQASTLPDIRGMRALVVDDNAAAREVFAHMLQALQLDAEAVDSGPAALQSLQRAQQAGHPYQLALIDWKMPGMDGVETLQQIQASADFPTPACLLATAHDSDSLAQALGQTPVDGILDKPATFSTLLDAIHTACRHQPALVRNNSAPRLDLPQLRQWLQGSRVLLVEDNQTNQEVALELLRQVGIQADLAENGAQALQMADQHDYQLLLMDCQMPVMDGLEASRQLRRQPAHATRKIVAMTANVMAGEEQRCLEAGMDDYIAKPIDIQVFYATLLRHLQPDLPPPLPVSSTAQTPATGNVLLDRNTALLRMGGDHTLYARLLSRFQEREHDAVQRLRQALQQGEKDGARRIVHNLKGLAGNIGADALAAACRHLEYHLDGDGSQREEAIARLQQQLQQLLAHLEQEQAAAPDPASPFIEDSQALISALALQLQDNDIKASRTATALYHALAGHAEADTAQQLSRLAAQYEYDAALQQLEQLAARLQPKPTMQ; encoded by the coding sequence TTGAAAAAGACTTTCGCCAGCAGCATGGTCCTGCGCATGTGCGGCCTCATCCTGCTGTCACTGACCGTGTTTGCCTTTGGCTGCTATCACCTGATTGTCCAGCGCACCGTAGACAGCCTGGCCCAGTCAGAGATGCAGGTTTCCGCCCAGCAACTGGAAGCCCGCACCCGGCATTTGCTGGGCAGTGTGGAAGACACCCTGCGCGCCAGTCAGGCCTGGGGCCGCAACAGCCACTGGACCGGCCACACCGAGTGGCTGTCAGAACGACAGCAGCTACAGCGCTTCAACGAATTCTTTTTCCCCATCATCGAAAACCATGGCGAAATCGCCTCGGTCAACATGGCCCACGAATCAGGCCGCGAAATCCTGCTGCTGCATAATGCCGACGGTGGCTGGGTTAACCGCCTGAGCGACCCGGCCCGGCTGGGCCGCACCACATACTGGTTTTACTGGGACCGCCAGCGCCGGCTGATCCGCAGTGAAACCCGGCAGCAGGATTACGATGCCCGTCAGCGCCCCTGGTTTAAGGGGGCCATGGCGCTGGCCAATGACGGCAAGCTGTTCTGGACCGCACCGTATACCTTTTACACCACCCGTCAGATCGGCCTGACGGCAGTCAGTCGCTGGACCGCAGACGATGGCAGCCGCTTTGTCATTGGCCATGACGTAAATCTCAGCAGCCTGGCCAGCTATACCGGCAGCCTGCCGGCCGAGCAGCAGAAAACGCTGGCGTTGCTGGATGACCAGGCCAGGCTGCTGGTACTGCCCTTGAGCGACCGGCAGCAACAGCAAGCACTGCAGATGCAGCCGCTGGCCACCATCAAGAATGGCCCGCTGGCGCATGGCTACCAGCACTGGCTGCGCCGCACACAACAACCTGGCCTGGTCAGCCGCCACAACGCGGCCGATCAGGACTGGTTCAGCCTGTTCCAACCCATGCACTTTGGCCAGCAGCTATTCTGGATTGCCGTCATTGCCCCACAGTCTGCCTTCCTGCCTGGCACTACCGGCGACCTGCTGGTGCTGGTGCTGATTACCGTGGCCGCACTGGTATGCGGCGGCGTGGTGGCCCTGCGCATGGCGCGGCGCTTTGCCCTGCCCTTGCAGCAACTGGCAGAAGAAAGTGCCCGCATCGGACGGCTGGAGCTGGCCTTGCCGGTCAGCCAGACTGCGCGGCAGGCACCGTGGCAGGAAATCAGCCAATTGGCCGCCGCCCAGGAACTGATGCGCCAACAACTGCTAAGCAGCACCAGCCAACTGCAATATGCCCGCACCCAACTGGAACAAAAGGTTTCCGAGCGCACCAGTGCGCTGCTGCATCAGGTGGCGCTGGTGGAGGCGCTGCTGGACATCATTCCCAATCCGATTTTCTACAAGGGCGCGGATAGCCGCTTCATCGGCTGCAATCAGGCTTATGAACAGGCATTCGGCATCAACCGGCGCGACTTCATCGGCAAGCGCGTGCTGGACCTGGATTACCTGCCGCTGGCCGATCGCCAACACTACCAGCAGGAAGACGAAGCAGTCATCGCCCATTGCAGCCGGGTGGCGCGCGAGGAGCAGATGCAACTTGCCGACGGGCAGTTGCATCATGTGCTGTACTCGGTCACCGGCTTTCGCCATCAGGACAATACGCCTGGCGGGCTGATCGGCATGATCGTGGATGTGAGCGCGCTCAAGCTGGCAGAGCAGGATGCCCGCGCCGCGCGCCGCATTGCCGAGGCAGCCACCCGCGCCAAGGCGGACTTCCTGGCCAATATGAGCCATGAAATCCGCACGCCGATGAATGCAATCATCGGCATGACCCAACTGGCCTTGCAAACCGGGCTCAATCCGCAGCAGCGCAATTATCTGGACAAGGTTCACATTGCCGCCAATGGCCTGCTGGGCCTGATCAACGACATCCTGGATTTTTCCAAGATCGAGGCGGGCAAGCTTAGCTGCGAACAGACCGACTTCATGCTGGAGGACGTCATCAGCCAGGTGGCCGACCTGGTGGCCCTGCGGGTGCGCGACAAGGGCCTGGAGCTGCTGTTCGACATCGCCACCGATGTGCCGCCGCGCCTGGTGGGCGACCCGCTGCGGCTGGGACAGGTGCTGAACAATCTGGTGGGCAATGCCGTCAAGTTTACCGACCAGGGCGAAATCACCCTGGCAGTGCGGCTGGAAGCCGAAGACCAGGACCAGGTGCTGCTGGGCATCGAAGTGCGCGATACCGGCATCGGCATGAGCCAGGCAGAACAGGACAACGTCTTCCACGCCTTTACCCAGGCCGACAGCTCCACCACGCGCCGCTATGGCGGTACTGGCCTGGGGCTGAGCATCTGCAAGCACATCGTGGAACTGATGCATGGCGACATCAGTGTCAGCAGCACCCCCGGAGTTGGCAGCAGCTTCCGCTTCACCTGCCGGCTGGGCAAGGCCCAGCCGCAGCCGGAGCAAGCCAGCACCCTGCCCGACATCCGCGGCATGCGGGCATTGGTGGTTGATGACAATGCCGCGGCACGGGAGGTGTTTGCCCACATGCTGCAAGCCCTGCAACTGGATGCCGAAGCGGTGGACAGCGGCCCGGCAGCACTGCAGTCGCTACAGCGGGCGCAGCAGGCCGGACACCCCTACCAACTGGCATTGATAGACTGGAAAATGCCCGGCATGGATGGCGTGGAAACCCTGCAACAGATCCAGGCCAGCGCAGACTTCCCCACCCCGGCCTGCCTGCTGGCCACCGCCCATGACAGCGACAGCCTGGCGCAAGCACTGGGCCAGACACCGGTGGACGGCATTCTGGACAAACCGGCCACCTTCTCCACCCTGCTGGATGCCATTCACACCGCCTGCCGCCACCAGCCGGCACTGGTACGCAACAACAGCGCCCCGCGGCTGGATCTGCCGCAGCTCAGGCAATGGCTGCAAGGCAGCCGGGTGCTGCTGGTGGAAGACAATCAGACCAATCAGGAAGTGGCGCTGGAATTACTGCGCCAAGTGGGCATCCAGGCCGACCTGGCGGAAAACGGTGCGCAAGCACTGCAGATGGCCGACCAGCACGACTACCAGCTCCTGCTGATGGACTGCCAGATGCCGGTGATGGATGGGCTGGAAGCCAGTCGCCAGTTGCGCCGCCAGCCTGCCCATGCCACACGCAAGATCGTGGCCATGACAGCCAATGTCATGGCCGGAGAAGAACAGCGCTGCCTGGAGGCAGGCATGGATGATTACATTGCCAAGCCGATCGATATCCAGGTGTTCTACGCCACCTTGCTGCGCCATTTACAGCCCGATTTGCCACCGCCGCTGCCAGTCAGCAGCACTGCGCAAACGCCGGCAACCGGCAATGTACTGCTGGACCGCAACACTGCCCTGCTGCGCATGGGGGGTGATCACACCCTGTATGCACGCCTGCTAAGCCGCTTTCAGGAACGGGAGCACGATGCCGTGCAACGTCTGCGCCAGGCGCTGCAGCAGGGAGAAAAAGATGGCGCACGCCGCATCGTCCACAATCTGAAGGGATTGGCCGGCAATATCGGTGCCGATGCACTGGCCGCGGCCTGCCGCCATCTGGAATACCATCTGGATGGCGATGGCAGCCAGCGGGAAGAAGCCATCGCACGCCTGCAACAGCAATTGCAGCAACTGCTGGCGCATCTGGAGCAGGAACAGGCAGCAGCACCAGACCCTGCCAGCCCGTTCATCGAGGACAGCCAGGCGCTGATCAGCGCGCTGGCCCTGCAATTGCAGGACAACGATATCAAGGCCAGCCGTACCGCCACCGCCCTGTACCATGCGCTGGCCGGCCACGCCGAGGCGGATACGGCACAGCAGCTATCCCGCCTGGCCGCGCAATACGAATACGACGCAGCGCTACAGCAGCTCGAACAGCTGGCTGCGCGCCTGCAACCAAAGCCGACAATGCAATAG
- a CDS encoding response regulator has product MADLRQRQSILIADDVPENIELLAAILEDEYAIKVAPNGEKALKIAYSDAPPDLILLDVMMPGLSGHEVCRRLKANPDRQHIPVIFVTAMCSVEDERLGLEIGAVDYITKPISPPVVKARVRTHLALYDQTRELERMVAQRTRELLTSRQQIIQRLGRAAEFKDNETGNHVIRMAHASRLIAEVAGLGDKAQEILQLAAPMHDIGKIGIPDHILLKPGKLDCSEWNLMKQHPLMGADIIGKHDDELLQTAHTIALTHHERWDGSGYPYGLRGTAIPLVGRIVAIADVFDALLSVRPYKPALPLEVALDYMYGQSGSHFDPQLIPAFKKALPEILKIHQTYADDKTQPPAYPA; this is encoded by the coding sequence ATGGCCGACCTCAGACAGCGCCAGAGCATCCTGATTGCCGATGATGTACCGGAAAACATCGAACTTCTGGCCGCCATCCTGGAAGACGAATATGCAATCAAGGTGGCCCCCAATGGGGAAAAGGCGCTGAAGATTGCCTACTCGGATGCACCGCCGGACTTGATCCTGCTGGACGTGATGATGCCTGGTCTCAGTGGTCACGAAGTATGCCGTCGCCTTAAGGCCAATCCCGACCGGCAGCACATCCCGGTGATTTTTGTCACTGCCATGTGCTCGGTGGAAGATGAACGGCTGGGACTGGAAATCGGTGCCGTGGACTACATTACCAAGCCGATCAGCCCGCCGGTGGTCAAGGCACGGGTGCGCACCCATCTGGCACTGTATGATCAAACGCGCGAACTGGAACGCATGGTTGCGCAGCGCACGCGTGAGCTGCTGACCTCGCGCCAGCAAATCATCCAGCGCCTTGGCCGCGCCGCCGAATTCAAGGACAACGAAACCGGCAATCACGTCATCCGCATGGCCCATGCCTCGCGCCTGATTGCCGAAGTGGCCGGACTGGGGGACAAGGCACAGGAAATCCTGCAACTGGCCGCACCCATGCACGATATCGGCAAGATCGGCATCCCCGATCACATCCTGCTCAAGCCCGGCAAGCTGGACTGCAGCGAATGGAATCTGATGAAGCAGCATCCGCTGATGGGGGCGGACATCATCGGCAAACACGATGACGAACTGCTGCAAACCGCGCACACTATCGCCCTCACCCACCACGAGCGCTGGGATGGCAGCGGCTATCCTTACGGCTTGCGTGGCACGGCCATCCCGCTGGTGGGCCGCATCGTTGCCATCGCCGACGTGTTTGACGCCCTGCTGTCGGTACGGCCCTACAAACCGGCCCTGCCGCTGGAAGTGGCGCTGGACTATATGTATGGCCAATCCGGCTCGCATTTCGACCCGCAGCTGATTCCCGCCTTCAAAAAAGCCCTGCCGGAAATCCTGAAAATCCACCAGACTTACGCCGACGACAAGACCCAGCCCCCGGCGTACCCGGCCTGA